A genomic region of Enterococcus sp. 12C11_DIV0727 contains the following coding sequences:
- a CDS encoding CPBP family intramembrane glutamic endopeptidase produces MSIKKLSITTILLYGLVFFSPFIFRPFSPDIVIGGTTFTYILGAVLMIWLYFNNKKTAITQVEQNAKLTSPVFVLLLGFSGIFMAMIIQAIVFGIETAITGVQPSSQNTQNIIAVILANPLFILATTIGGPIMEEFVFRRSLIGLTESYTGFWISAIISSSLFSVIHQDGHFFVYFFMGFFFALLYKMTGKIWTSIIAHCGMNTLVVIAQLVMHYANIELPK; encoded by the coding sequence ATGTCTATAAAAAAATTAAGCATTACAACGATCCTACTCTATGGACTTGTCTTTTTCTCTCCATTTATTTTTAGACCATTTTCACCTGACATCGTCATTGGAGGTACAACATTTACTTATATCCTCGGTGCTGTTTTGATGATCTGGCTTTATTTCAACAATAAAAAAACTGCTATCACTCAAGTTGAGCAAAATGCTAAACTCACATCACCTGTTTTTGTTCTGTTGCTTGGCTTTAGTGGAATCTTTATGGCTATGATCATTCAAGCCATTGTTTTTGGTATTGAAACAGCAATTACTGGCGTTCAACCTAGCTCCCAAAATACCCAAAATATCATTGCTGTTATTTTAGCTAATCCACTATTTATCTTAGCAACTACGATTGGCGGACCGATTATGGAAGAATTTGTTTTCCGCCGCTCTTTGATTGGTTTGACAGAAAGTTATACCGGTTTTTGGATTTCAGCTATTATAAGCTCCTCATTATTTTCAGTAATTCATCAAGACGGTCATTTTTTTGTTTATTTTTTCATGGGCTTCTTTTTCGCACTACTTTATAAAATGACCGGAAAAATTTGGACCTCGATCATTGCGCATTGTGGAATGAACACACTCGTTGTGATTGCCCAACTAGTGATGCATTATGCCAATATCGAATTACCAAAATAG
- a CDS encoding LPXTG cell wall anchor domain-containing protein, translated as MIKKAKNLYIGLMLLALTGGILGIFATSVYGEEAAVQTNGEIVFSAESSDSSSSTTPSESTISSSELIKKPTGKYPSTGELVMKSLTISGIALAALVVIFYLVKRKKDASEKEG; from the coding sequence ATGATAAAGAAAGCAAAAAATTTGTATATTGGCCTAATGTTACTCGCTTTAACGGGAGGAATCTTGGGTATATTCGCTACTTCTGTATACGGAGAAGAAGCTGCAGTGCAAACAAATGGTGAGATTGTTTTTTCTGCTGAAAGTAGTGATTCAAGTTCTAGCACAACTCCTTCAGAATCAACAATTTCTAGCAGTGAACTGATTAAAAAGCCAACTGGCAAATATCCTTCAACAGGCGAACTTGTTATGAAGAGTTTGACGATTAGTGGAATAGCTTTAGCTGCTTTAGTAGTCATCTTTTATCTTGTTAAAAGAAAAAAAGATGCGAGTGAAAAGGAGGGATAA
- a CDS encoding WxL domain-containing protein — protein sequence MKKKTFLAAILLGSLLFTLSNTKTSYAKDASLSGDAEVELKGYKEENSIIRDPENPKVEVDPGETPQTEGDLRIDFAPKLNFSTVMISDENTVFPVNAQLFHGDTSARGNFVQVSDYRDDSDGWTLQVRQENQFKHTTKLGAELKGAVISFDQTWVNSSRELTKAPTVSKEVIRMSNVGETYNLAVAQAGKGAGTWSIVFGASQENHNERPNTLEIRKDGSGKEIIDPIFKKPVYTNRAVTLSVPGATEKEAGAYSTVLTWVLAELP from the coding sequence TTGAAGAAAAAAACATTTCTTGCCGCTATTCTTCTTGGATCCCTTCTGTTTACACTTAGCAATACGAAGACTTCTTATGCTAAAGACGCTTCATTATCTGGAGATGCAGAAGTTGAGCTAAAAGGGTATAAAGAAGAAAATTCAATTATCCGAGATCCAGAAAATCCAAAAGTAGAAGTTGATCCTGGTGAAACACCACAAACTGAAGGAGACTTAAGGATTGATTTTGCTCCAAAACTGAATTTTAGTACAGTAATGATATCAGATGAAAATACTGTTTTTCCTGTAAATGCACAACTATTTCATGGTGATACTTCTGCTCGTGGAAATTTTGTGCAAGTATCAGACTATCGAGACGATTCAGATGGCTGGACGTTGCAAGTCAGACAGGAGAATCAATTTAAGCATACCACTAAATTGGGGGCAGAATTGAAAGGTGCAGTGATATCATTTGATCAAACGTGGGTCAATTCTTCAAGAGAGCTGACCAAAGCACCGACTGTATCAAAAGAAGTTATTCGTATGAGCAATGTAGGTGAAACGTATAACCTAGCTGTTGCACAAGCGGGCAAAGGGGCAGGAACTTGGAGTATTGTGTTTGGAGCATCACAAGAAAATCATAATGAACGTCCAAATACATTGGAAATAAGAAAAGACGGTTCAGGTAAAGAAATAATAGATCCGATCTTTAAAAAACCTGTGTACACAAACCGAGCAGTTACGCTCTCTGTGCCAGGGGCGACTGAGAAAGAAGCAGGCGCTTATTCAACGGTGCTAACTTGGGTATTAGCTGAGTTACCATAA
- a CDS encoding TraX family protein, whose amino-acid sequence MNPKPFFSGSQLKWIAIIAMFLDHTAKIIRFQPLINGALPYMTESNQLFAMSQTIFPLFILIGRLAFPLFCFLLIEGFVHTSNPKNYLMRLFLFAVISEIPYDLAFSHQFVNLESQNVFFTLVIGLVVIMGLDKFSFTSVKNSFFSLIIITSGIFLAEWLQTDYGGWIGILLITILYLFRRSSLLKCILGGLVLLQNSWFGLFAFIPIYFYNGQRGKQWKYFFYWFYPVHLLVLFAIQQFLVVPYLI is encoded by the coding sequence TTGAATCCAAAACCGTTTTTTTCAGGGAGTCAGTTAAAGTGGATTGCGATCATTGCCATGTTTCTTGATCATACCGCAAAAATCATTCGTTTTCAGCCCCTTATAAACGGAGCACTTCCTTATATGACTGAATCGAACCAACTGTTTGCAATGAGTCAAACTATTTTCCCGCTATTCATCTTGATTGGACGACTTGCTTTTCCACTGTTTTGCTTTTTATTAATTGAAGGATTTGTTCATACCTCAAATCCTAAAAACTACTTGATGCGCTTGTTTCTTTTTGCAGTGATTTCAGAGATTCCTTATGACTTAGCTTTTTCGCATCAGTTTGTTAATTTGGAAAGCCAAAATGTGTTTTTTACATTGGTGATTGGTTTAGTGGTGATCATGGGTTTAGACAAGTTTTCTTTCACTTCCGTCAAAAATAGTTTTTTCTCTCTGATAATTATCACCAGTGGAATTTTTTTAGCAGAATGGTTACAAACGGATTATGGTGGCTGGATCGGTATTTTACTCATCACTATTTTGTATCTATTTAGGCGTTCTTCATTGTTGAAGTGTATTTTAGGCGGATTGGTTCTTTTACAAAATAGTTGGTTTGGGTTGTTTGCTTTTATACCAATTTATTTTTACAATGGGCAACGTGGTAAACAATGGAAATATTTTTTTTATTGGTTTTATCCCGTTCATTTACTCGTTCTTTTTGCAATTCAACAATTTTTGGTCGTACCTTACCTGATTTAA
- the groES gene encoding co-chaperone GroES, which translates to MLKPLSDRVVIEVAKEEEKTVGGIVLASAAQEKPQTGKVIAVGEGRVLENGTKVPAAVEEGDTVMFEKYSGTEVKYEGNEYLIVSGKDIIAIVE; encoded by the coding sequence GTGTTAAAACCATTAAGCGATCGCGTCGTTATTGAAGTCGCGAAAGAAGAAGAAAAAACAGTAGGCGGTATCGTATTAGCATCAGCAGCTCAAGAAAAGCCGCAAACAGGAAAAGTTATCGCAGTAGGTGAAGGCCGTGTACTAGAAAACGGAACAAAAGTTCCTGCTGCTGTTGAAGAAGGCGACACAGTAATGTTTGAAAAATACTCTGGTACAGAAGTTAAATATGAAGGTAATGAATACTTGATCGTTTCTGGAAAAGATATTATTGCGATCGTTGAATAG
- a CDS encoding winged helix-turn-helix domain-containing protein, translating to MYRIGCISHNSEISKECNEMFKSLQCTIQMIKKEKVEHLLESDNNTLNLMDTLIIDDSETSNINWTCELIMNVREHTTLPLWILSSSETINRTNRIVYLQLGADGIIEQNHGLDESILMMRNLLKRVKQREHQLVVPKIGVQEQNVDFKLIPQNLSVCLEEGKEVNLTKLEFLTIEYLLKHARKTMTYEEIYKNVWNDTYRNRKYRVSNLVFHLRKKIELDIEKPQYIKTIRSKGYMLNI from the coding sequence ATGTATCGGATCGGTTGCATCTCACACAACAGTGAAATTAGCAAAGAATGTAATGAAATGTTCAAATCACTTCAATGTACTATTCAAATGATCAAGAAAGAAAAAGTAGAACATTTACTTGAAAGTGACAATAACACGTTGAATTTAATGGACACTTTAATTATTGACGACTCTGAGACGAGTAATATTAACTGGACGTGTGAATTAATCATGAATGTACGAGAACACACAACCTTACCACTTTGGATTTTATCCTCCTCAGAAACCATCAATAGAACAAATCGAATTGTTTATTTACAATTGGGGGCCGATGGAATCATTGAACAAAATCACGGACTAGATGAATCTATATTAATGATGAGAAATTTACTGAAACGTGTCAAACAACGAGAGCACCAATTAGTAGTACCTAAAATAGGAGTACAGGAACAAAACGTTGACTTTAAGTTAATACCACAAAATCTAAGTGTTTGCTTAGAAGAAGGGAAAGAAGTCAATTTAACAAAATTGGAGTTTCTTACAATCGAATATTTACTTAAACACGCACGTAAAACGATGACATATGAAGAAATCTATAAAAACGTCTGGAACGATACTTATAGAAATCGAAAATATCGGGTTTCTAACTTAGTTTTTCATTTGAGAAAAAAAATTGAGTTGGACATTGAAAAACCACAGTATATTAAGACGATTCGCTCAAAAGGCTACATGCTAAATATCTAA
- a CDS encoding pectate lyase-like adhesive domain-containing protein, translating to MKKTQMLKRSMLTLAATVALGAVVLSAPTLFTGESVVAYAAEETAEVSTIEEFDAALKNPVITVINVNQSIQFKKNITNIPNRDLTINGNADKGVVINSAHNSIYGKQNTKGKNTISIKNVNIVGADGDGRFFTGGSGNGPSSYGWDVFAENVTYQGARFVHLSEGKLTFAGTNNINTRAENAWVHDLEFMPGTVYNGIAANKDHGQFSAFYFNGALIKGKATGEAIIGDNAKINVKIGPQSDVNYYYPVFYDKVQKVDVGENASLDVDAAGVAFQFIPRADYVNKVPTFNLATGSSVHLNGRGGGNYATMKLQYYGSEINVANDAELVVTGNSTKAVVESEYKGAVINLDAPRNFELTNKKPNSKLFYATNTTINATDVSEISTWSQTGGNYEHAPIYLDGGNFSVNFGKICNSKTLSTTGDISPNFKLENYGKLSLVGGIL from the coding sequence TTGAAAAAAACACAAATGTTAAAAAGAAGTATGCTAACACTAGCTGCAACTGTTGCACTAGGAGCAGTAGTATTGTCAGCACCAACACTATTTACAGGAGAATCAGTTGTTGCTTATGCAGCGGAAGAAACAGCTGAAGTATCAACGATCGAAGAATTTGATGCAGCGTTGAAAAATCCAGTAATTACTGTAATCAATGTTAATCAAAGTATACAATTCAAGAAAAACATTACAAACATTCCAAACCGTGATTTAACGATCAATGGTAATGCAGATAAAGGTGTAGTGATCAACTCAGCACACAACTCTATCTATGGTAAACAAAATACTAAAGGTAAAAATACGATTTCAATCAAAAATGTCAATATCGTAGGTGCTGATGGCGATGGACGTTTCTTCACTGGTGGTTCTGGTAATGGCCCTTCAAGTTATGGTTGGGATGTCTTTGCAGAGAATGTAACATATCAAGGTGCACGTTTTGTACATTTAAGTGAAGGTAAATTAACATTTGCTGGCACAAATAACATCAATACTCGTGCTGAAAATGCTTGGGTGCATGATTTAGAATTTATGCCTGGAACAGTTTATAACGGAATTGCAGCAAATAAAGATCATGGTCAATTCTCAGCATTTTACTTTAATGGTGCCTTGATCAAAGGGAAAGCAACTGGTGAAGCAATTATCGGTGATAATGCAAAAATCAATGTAAAAATTGGCCCACAAAGTGATGTTAACTATTACTATCCAGTATTTTACGATAAAGTACAAAAAGTTGATGTAGGTGAAAATGCTTCACTTGATGTTGACGCAGCAGGAGTTGCTTTCCAATTTATCCCACGTGCGGATTATGTAAATAAAGTACCGACATTTAATCTGGCAACTGGCAGCTCAGTTCATTTGAACGGCCGCGGTGGCGGTAACTATGCAACTATGAAACTTCAATATTATGGATCAGAAATAAATGTTGCAAACGATGCTGAGTTAGTTGTCACTGGTAACAGTACAAAAGCTGTTGTTGAAAGTGAATATAAAGGCGCTGTAATTAATTTGGATGCACCACGTAATTTTGAACTTACAAACAAAAAACCAAATTCAAAATTATTCTATGCTACCAATACAACGATTAATGCTACTGATGTAAGTGAAATTTCAACATGGTCTCAAACTGGCGGTAACTATGAGCATGCCCCTATCTATTTAGATGGTGGAAACTTCTCAGTCAACTTCGGTAAAATCTGTAACAGCAAAACATTATCAACAACTGGAGATATTTCACCGAATTTCAAACTTGAAAATTATGGAAAACTTTCTCTAGTAGGAGGAATTTTATAA
- a CDS encoding ABC-F family ATP-binding cassette domain-containing protein: MILLQANQIARYFGADTLFDNIQMEISTNSRIALVGRNGAGKSTLLKIIAGIDAPDAGTIAKNKTASLGYLAQDTGLDSNKTVWDEMLEAFAEVITMEKRMRELELIISELLPDASNYESVMKEYDRLQHEFSEKNGYGYENEIRSVLHGFGFKEEFYSKNISTLSGGQKTRLALARMLLQKPDILILDEPTNHLDIDTLSWLENYLPNYSGALLIVSHDRYFLDKVVNEVYEISRHKMRYYKGNYSKYLELKAEQLTSEWKAYEKQQTEINKLEDFVARNLVRASTTKRAQSRRKTLEKMERLDRPQGDEKSANFLFGIEKVSGNVVLQVEDAAIGYDARILSEPVSLDIRRQEAIALVGPNGIGKSTLLKSIIGKIPFIKGNAMLGTNVQIGYYDQEQANLHGTKTVLAELWDEHPTTPEKDIRNILGSFLFSGNDVEKTIPLLSGGEKARVALAKLSMDKENFLILDEPTNHLDIDNKEVLENALIDYEGTLLFVSHDRYFINRIATKVIELSETGSKLYLGDYDYYLEKKKEEEELAALLAEQSSVKQTEIVKPKNDFYQNKEQQKIVRNLSRKITQIEENLATLDTTIAEIEQTMSDPKLVDDHMQLMALNESLEAQRTQQEQLLTEWENLSLELEELEENN; encoded by the coding sequence ATGATTTTACTCCAAGCAAATCAAATCGCCCGTTATTTCGGTGCGGATACTTTGTTTGATAACATACAAATGGAGATCAGTACAAACAGCCGGATTGCCTTAGTTGGCCGCAATGGTGCTGGTAAATCTACTCTTTTAAAAATCATCGCTGGAATCGATGCACCTGATGCCGGCACGATTGCTAAAAATAAAACAGCTAGTTTAGGCTATTTGGCCCAAGATACAGGACTTGATTCTAATAAAACCGTGTGGGATGAAATGCTTGAAGCTTTTGCTGAAGTCATCACAATGGAAAAACGAATGCGTGAACTTGAATTGATCATTAGTGAACTGTTACCGGATGCATCAAATTATGAATCGGTTATGAAAGAATATGATCGCTTACAGCACGAGTTTTCAGAAAAAAATGGCTATGGTTATGAGAACGAGATTCGTTCGGTCTTGCATGGCTTTGGCTTTAAAGAAGAATTTTATTCAAAAAATATCAGTACGTTATCTGGGGGACAAAAAACTCGTTTGGCTTTAGCTCGAATGTTATTGCAAAAACCTGATATCTTGATCCTCGATGAACCAACCAACCATTTAGATATCGACACTCTTTCTTGGTTGGAGAACTATTTACCGAATTATTCTGGTGCTCTTTTGATTGTTTCACATGACCGCTACTTTTTGGATAAAGTTGTTAACGAGGTCTATGAGATCAGTCGCCATAAAATGCGTTATTACAAAGGAAATTATTCAAAATATTTAGAATTAAAAGCTGAGCAGCTGACCAGTGAATGGAAAGCATACGAAAAACAACAAACTGAAATCAATAAGCTCGAGGATTTTGTCGCCCGTAATTTAGTTAGAGCTTCCACGACCAAACGAGCACAAAGCCGTCGCAAGACGCTAGAGAAAATGGAACGCCTAGACCGCCCTCAAGGAGATGAAAAATCAGCAAATTTTCTTTTTGGAATTGAGAAAGTTTCTGGAAATGTCGTTTTACAAGTAGAAGATGCTGCTATTGGGTATGACGCTCGTATCTTATCTGAACCTGTTTCATTAGATATCCGGCGACAAGAAGCCATTGCTCTGGTCGGTCCTAACGGAATTGGAAAATCAACATTGCTTAAATCGATAATCGGAAAAATTCCCTTCATTAAAGGTAACGCAATGCTTGGAACCAATGTACAAATTGGCTATTATGACCAAGAACAAGCCAACTTGCATGGCACTAAAACAGTTTTAGCAGAGCTGTGGGATGAACATCCTACTACTCCAGAGAAAGACATTCGTAATATTTTAGGTAGCTTTTTATTTAGTGGAAATGATGTTGAAAAAACAATTCCTCTGCTAAGCGGCGGTGAAAAAGCCCGTGTTGCATTAGCTAAACTTTCGATGGATAAAGAAAACTTTTTAATTCTTGATGAACCAACCAACCATTTAGACATTGATAATAAAGAAGTCTTAGAAAATGCCTTGATTGATTATGAAGGCACGCTTTTATTTGTCTCCCATGACCGCTATTTTATTAATCGAATTGCCACCAAAGTAATTGAACTTTCTGAAACTGGCAGTAAGCTTTATTTAGGTGATTACGATTACTATTTAGAAAAGAAAAAGGAAGAAGAAGAATTGGCTGCCCTACTAGCTGAACAATCTTCCGTAAAACAAACTGAAATCGTAAAACCAAAAAATGATTTCTATCAAAATAAAGAACAACAAAAAATAGTACGTAATTTAAGTCGCAAAATCACGCAAATCGAAGAAAATTTAGCTACTTTGGATACGACGATTGCAGAAATCGAACAAACGATGAGTGATCCAAAGCTCGTCGATGACCACATGCAACTTATGGCTTTAAACGAGTCATTAGAAGCCCAGCGCACTCAACAAGAACAATTGTTGACGGAGTGGGAAAATCTTAGTTTAGAGCTTGAAGAGTTAGAAGAAAATAATTGA
- the groL gene encoding chaperonin GroEL (60 kDa chaperone family; promotes refolding of misfolded polypeptides especially under stressful conditions; forms two stacked rings of heptamers to form a barrel-shaped 14mer; ends can be capped by GroES; misfolded proteins enter the barrel where they are refolded when GroES binds), with translation MAKEIKFAEDARAAMLRGVDILADTVKVTLGPKGRNVVLEKSFGSPLITNDGVTIAKEIELEDHFENMGAKLVSEVASKTNDIAGDGTTTATVLTQAIVREGLKNVTAGANPLGIRRGIELATKTAVEELHNISTVVDSKEAIAQVAAVSSGDERVGQLIADAMEKVGNDGVITIEESKGIETELDVVEGMQFDRGYLSQYMVTDNDKMEAVLENPYILITDKKISNIQDILPLLEQILQQSRPLLIIADDVDGEALPTLVLNKIRGTFNVVAVKAPGFGDRRKAMLEDIAMLTGATVITDDLGLELKDTTIDNLGNASKVVVDKDNTTIVEGAGEKAGIDARIQLIKNQIAETTSDFDREKLQERLAKLAGGVAVVKVGAATETELKELKLRIEDALNATRAAVEEGMVSGGGTALVNVIGKVTALDVEGDVATGVKIVVRALEEPIRQIAENAGYEGSVIVDKLKNIDLGIGFNAATGEWVNMVEAGIVDPTKVTRSALQNAASVSALLLTTEAVVADKPEPAGASMPPMDPSMGMGGMM, from the coding sequence ATGGCAAAAGAAATTAAATTCGCAGAAGATGCACGCGCAGCAATGCTTCGTGGTGTAGATATTTTAGCTGATACAGTAAAAGTAACATTAGGCCCTAAAGGCCGCAACGTTGTTTTAGAAAAATCTTTTGGTTCACCACTGATTACAAATGATGGTGTGACAATTGCCAAAGAAATCGAATTAGAAGATCACTTTGAAAACATGGGTGCTAAACTAGTTTCTGAAGTTGCTTCTAAAACCAATGATATCGCTGGAGATGGAACAACAACGGCTACTGTTTTGACACAAGCAATTGTACGCGAAGGCTTGAAAAACGTTACTGCAGGGGCTAATCCATTAGGCATTCGCCGTGGGATCGAATTAGCAACAAAAACTGCGGTTGAAGAATTACACAATATTTCAACTGTTGTTGATTCAAAAGAGGCTATCGCTCAAGTAGCGGCTGTTTCTTCTGGTGATGAACGTGTTGGCCAATTGATTGCGGATGCAATGGAAAAAGTTGGTAATGACGGTGTGATTACGATCGAAGAATCAAAAGGGATCGAAACTGAATTAGACGTAGTTGAAGGAATGCAATTTGACCGTGGTTACTTATCGCAATATATGGTAACAGATAATGATAAAATGGAAGCAGTTTTAGAAAATCCATATATCTTGATTACGGACAAAAAAATCTCGAATATTCAAGATATTTTACCTTTGTTAGAACAAATTTTACAACAAAGCCGTCCATTATTGATCATCGCTGATGACGTAGATGGTGAAGCATTACCAACATTAGTATTAAACAAAATCCGTGGAACATTCAATGTTGTAGCTGTAAAAGCTCCTGGATTTGGAGATCGTCGTAAAGCAATGCTTGAAGATATTGCAATGTTAACAGGTGCTACAGTTATCACAGACGATTTAGGTCTTGAATTAAAAGACACAACTATTGATAACCTTGGGAATGCAAGCAAAGTGGTTGTAGATAAAGACAATACAACAATCGTTGAAGGTGCTGGCGAAAAAGCTGGTATTGATGCTCGTATCCAATTAATCAAAAACCAAATTGCAGAAACAACTTCTGATTTTGACCGTGAAAAACTACAAGAACGTTTAGCTAAATTAGCAGGCGGTGTAGCAGTAGTCAAAGTTGGTGCTGCAACAGAAACAGAATTAAAAGAATTGAAATTACGAATTGAAGATGCGTTGAATGCAACACGTGCAGCCGTTGAAGAAGGTATGGTTTCCGGTGGTGGAACAGCCTTAGTCAATGTTATTGGTAAAGTAACTGCATTAGATGTTGAAGGCGATGTAGCAACTGGTGTGAAAATCGTAGTTCGTGCACTAGAGGAACCAATTCGTCAAATCGCTGAAAATGCTGGCTATGAAGGCTCAGTAATTGTTGATAAATTGAAAAATATCGATTTAGGTATTGGCTTCAATGCTGCAACAGGCGAGTGGGTAAACATGGTAGAAGCAGGAATCGTTGACCCAACCAAAGTAACTCGTTCAGCATTGCAAAACGCTGCATCTGTTTCAGCTTTACTGTTAACTACAGAAGCGGTAGTTGCAGATAAACCTGAACCAGCAGGGGCAAGCATGCCTCCAATGGATCCATCAATGGGTATGGGCGGCATGATGTAA
- a CDS encoding tyrosine-type recombinase/integrase — protein MKARNEHGKIIYGYIYGKRYAHVKKKLAELKVQYSFSHNNLNLYQGTVQEWLNYWLDGLMRKKIKLSTYSSYRLRIDKYINPFLGRKQLIQVKSREIEEFVNYLTNLNLSSATVHSIVTVLKSAMNKAFLENYILSNPCNNLSLSTVAMSEISALSLKDQEKIEQIALNEKACSAVILALYTGLRIGEISGLKWSDIDFEKDIIHIKRTLYRISNTVNNRKTEIIMAEPKTKSSKRSIPLAKNLKNYLLDKRKIDTSEYVISCKGSYAEPRVISYRFKKSMKQAGIRSIHFHVLRHTFATRCVEQGIDIATLSKLLGHASIKLTLDTYTDSLWENRKAAVSVIDHKLGSRIIVS, from the coding sequence ATGAAGGCAAGAAATGAACATGGCAAAATCATTTATGGCTACATTTACGGAAAACGCTATGCGCATGTGAAAAAAAAGCTCGCCGAATTGAAAGTTCAATACTCTTTTTCGCATAATAATCTTAACTTATATCAAGGAACGGTTCAAGAGTGGTTGAATTATTGGTTGGATGGATTAATGCGAAAAAAGATCAAACTTTCTACATATTCCAGCTATCGCTTACGTATTGATAAATACATTAATCCATTTTTAGGCAGAAAACAGCTGATTCAAGTAAAAAGCCGAGAAATAGAGGAATTTGTCAATTATCTGACAAATTTGAATTTATCCTCTGCCACAGTGCATTCTATTGTAACTGTACTTAAAAGTGCAATGAATAAAGCATTTTTAGAAAATTATATTCTTTCAAATCCATGTAATAACTTATCGCTATCAACAGTGGCAATGTCTGAAATATCAGCACTTAGTTTAAAAGATCAAGAAAAAATCGAACAGATTGCACTAAACGAAAAAGCCTGTTCTGCGGTTATTTTAGCACTGTATACTGGGTTAAGAATTGGTGAAATCAGTGGATTGAAGTGGTCTGATATTGATTTCGAAAAAGATATTATTCATATCAAAAGAACACTCTATAGAATATCTAATACCGTGAATAATAGAAAAACAGAAATCATTATGGCAGAGCCAAAAACAAAAAGTTCTAAACGGTCGATTCCCTTGGCAAAAAATTTAAAAAACTATTTGTTAGATAAACGAAAAATCGATACTTCTGAATATGTGATTTCTTGTAAAGGAAGTTATGCAGAACCGCGAGTAATCAGTTATAGATTTAAAAAAAGCATGAAACAAGCAGGGATTCGCTCTATTCATTTTCATGTGTTACGTCATACTTTCGCTACTCGATGTGTAGAGCAGGGGATTGATATTGCTACACTGAGTAAATTATTGGGGCATGCTTCAATAAAATTAACTTTAGACACCTACACGGATTCACTGTGGGAAAATAGAAAAGCAGCAGTTTCTGTCATAGATCATAAACTTGGCAGTAGAATAATCGTCTCCTAA
- a CDS encoding redox-sensing transcriptional repressor Rex — MKDQIIPKATARRLPLYYRYLRILHDAGKNKVSSTELSEAVQVDSATIRRDFSYFGELGKRGYGYDVENLMNFFAKTLNDDELTNVALIGVGNLGSALLKYKFHQSNSIRVSCAFDVNDEIVGRIVDGIPVYPMTDMMEQIRVQQIEVAILTLPARKAQEVVSQLADAGVKGILNFTAARLVAPPDVLIQNVDLTNELQTLIYFLHHDSELVDTEIENEKE; from the coding sequence GTGAAAGACCAAATTATTCCAAAAGCAACGGCAAGACGCCTTCCCCTATATTATCGTTATTTGAGAATTCTGCATGATGCAGGAAAAAATAAAGTATCATCTACTGAGTTAAGCGAAGCGGTTCAAGTAGATAGCGCAACGATTCGACGTGATTTTTCTTATTTCGGCGAATTAGGTAAGCGCGGCTATGGTTATGATGTAGAGAATTTGATGAATTTCTTTGCAAAGACACTGAATGATGATGAATTAACGAATGTCGCTTTGATTGGTGTAGGTAACTTAGGTAGTGCCTTACTAAAATATAAATTCCATCAAAGCAACAGTATTCGTGTAAGTTGTGCCTTTGATGTCAACGATGAGATTGTAGGAAGAATTGTTGATGGTATTCCGGTTTATCCAATGACGGATATGATGGAACAAATTCGAGTACAGCAAATCGAAGTGGCTATTTTAACTTTACCTGCTAGAAAAGCGCAAGAAGTTGTTAGCCAATTAGCAGATGCTGGAGTAAAAGGGATCTTGAATTTTACGGCAGCTCGATTAGTAGCACCTCCAGACGTGTTGATCCAAAATGTGGATTTGACGAATGAATTACAAACGTTGATTTATTTCTTGCATCACGACAGTGAATTAGTCGACACAGAAATCGAAAACGAAAAAGAGTAA